From the genome of Pelosinus fermentans DSM 17108:
TGTACTGGTAGAGGATGGTGGAAGAGGTGTGGTAGGAAAAATCACATGGGAGCAGCTTAAAGTGAGTACTAGGCAGGGGAAGATTTTATCTGCTTAATGAACAAGGTGGCTGAATATGATTACGTACCTATTAAAATATTATGATCAAATGCTGATACTGCTGTTGGAACATTTGTATTTGGTTTGTCTGAGTATGATAATCTCGCTCTTATTGGCAATACCGGCAGGATTGTTAATTGCAAGGTCAAAATGGCTGTCCACGGCTGCATTATCTTTCTTTGGTGTTGTTTATTCCATACCCAGTTTAGCCTTGTTTTCTTTTTTGCTTCCGGCATTCGGTTTGGGGAAGATGACTGCTATTACCGTGTTAGTCATCTACAATCAATACATTTTGGTCAGGAATACAGTAACGGGCTTTCAGTCGATCGATGCTTCTATTATCGAGGCCGGATATGGGATGGGGCTTAGTAACAGGTATATGTTCTTTAAAATACAGCTGCCTCTAGCCTTGCCGATTATTTTAGGAGGCATTCGCATTGCAACCGTTTCTACCATTGGTATTGCAACCATTGCAGCCGTGATTCATGCGGGGGATTAGGCGTCCTGCTATTTGATGGGTTACGGATGAATTATTTGCCCAAAATTCTCTGGGGGACGATTTTGTCCTCTCTTTTGGCATACCTGGCTAATCATCTTTTATTGTCATTTGAGACGAAAGCCATAGAAAAGGCCAGGGGCGAATGCAGGGGAGATACGGTATAGACGGCTGGGAAATTATTTCTGTGAGTTATTTTGTGCCAGATATGATAGAATATTCATGAGATGCTACATCATGATGTATTCGATTGGAGGGCTCAAATGGTACATAGAATGATACTTCGCGTAGGAGTGGTTTTTGCTGCAATTGTTTGCATTGTTACGCTGTATGGGGTACCGTGTGCTCAGGCCGCTATGATCAGTACGAAGAGTGAAATCAGTATTGGCCGTGATGTGGGCAAGCAGCTTGAGAAAAAATATGGCGTGGTGGATGATCCAGCACTGCAAGAACGGGTAACTAAAATAGGTATGAACATGGTAGCTGTTAGTGACCGAAAAGATTTACCCTATTCGTTTAAAGTTTTAAACTCCAAAGATGTCAATGCCATGGCAGCACCTGGCGGGTTTATTTACATATTTAAGGGTTTGGTGGATCTGATGCCATCTGATGATGAATTAGCTGGCGTTATCGGACATGAAATAGGACATGTGGTCAAACGGCATTCGGTAAAACAAATTGAAAAAAATCTACTGCTCAATATCGGTTTCATTGCAGTATTTGGTGATAAAGCTGCGATACTTCAGAATTTAGCCATGAATGCGATTATGGCCGGCTATAGCCGATCTGATGAGAGAGAAGCTGATTATCTGGGATATATTCATTCTTCTAAGGCGGGCTATAATCCCTATAGTATGAAAATGGGTTTGATGAAACTTGCCAGTTTGGAAAAAGGTTCGCAGAGTGATCTGTTTTCCGATCATCCTGAGAGTAAAGAGCGAATTGCTCTGGTGCAAAATTTTCTGGATAAGGACAAGATCCATCCAAAAGCTCAATTAGCGCCCGATGGTACATCGGGGCTGGTTGTAGATGGTGCTTGGCAATTGCCGACGATTCGTGCGGAGTATGGCGGCTATAAACCATTGTATCGAGCATATTTTGTAGCTGGTTCCTTATACCGTATCAGCCAGTTGGCAAACTATAATCCGGATAAATATATTTTGGATTATGACGGGGAAAATGTCATTTTATTTTATGATGACATTCAGATTCTCACCATTACTCCTGAGGACGCAATGTTCCATGGGATGAGTGTCATGGATCTGGCTGGTTCCCATGTTGATAAGTTAAAGGAATGGAATCCCAAAGCATTATAATTGTGAGTTACATTGAACTAGGCAGTCATAGATCTATGGCTGTCTAGCTTTTTTATAAGTATAGAGCGTAGCAAAGACGCAATGCCGCTGACCGCAGCAAACCCTTTGTGTACTTTGCGCCTTTGTGGTTCAAATCTTTTATTTTTAAAAACGTTTTTTCTTACCTGATGTGGAGATATTGGAACGTATTTTGTAAATTGAAATTTGGGCCAATAAAGCTCGAGGGCCGGTTGAAAAGTTGTTTTCCAGTAAAGCAGGGACAGAGAATCCAAAAGAATTTATGGATCAGTTTGTTGGTATTGTGATTCTGTTTTGTGCAAGCGGTACAGGGGTATTTCTGATTTTGTTTTTGGCGGCATCTTTCATTATGCCGTTAACCACACCTGCTATGCTGGCTGATGTTACTGCATGTGGCGGTATTCTTATGCTGGCTACCGGGTTTCGTATTTGTGGGATTCAATCTTTTCCGATTGGGAATATGCTGCCTGCTATGGTGATTGTTATGCCATTATCTTGGATTTGGATTACATATTGCAAATTTTAACCCAGTGAGTACTGGGCTCAGAAAGGCATTCGCTGACATCCATTAGGAAAATATCGTATGGAATTGATAATTTTTTCGAAATGTTATATACTTCAATAATGTGCTAGCCTAAGATGCAAAGATATAACTTAGAAAGTAGGAGTGGATTTATGGATAAACGTTTGACGTTATCATCCTATATATTGATTGGTTCCATGTTATTTGGGTTATTTTTTGGTGCCGGTAATTTGATTTTCCCTGTACATATGGGACAAGAAGCTGGCAGTAATGTTGTGAGTGCAACCATCGGGTTTCTCGTCACAGGGATAGGGCTGCCCTTTTTAGGCGTTGTAGCCATTGGCGTTTCAAAAAGCAGCGGCTTGTTTGATTTAGCCAGTCGTGTCCATCCTATTTATGGATACATCATGACGGTCTTATTGTATTTAACCATCGGTCCTTTTTTTGCACTTCCCAGAACCGGGACGGTTTCATATGAGGTTGGGCTGGCTCCCTATATTGCAAATGAATACCAGACACTTGGGCTGGCTGTTTTTACAATCCTATTCTTTTTTGTTGCTTTGCTTTTTTCATTGAAGCCCAGTAAAATTTTAACTTGGGTAGGGAAGATTTTAAATCCTCTATTCTTAGTATTTTTAGCTTTTTTAGTAATCGTGAGTTTTTTAAAGCCAATGGGCAGTATCTCTGACGCTGCGATCCATGGGATCTATGCTACAGATCCTTTTTTCAAAGGATTCACTGAAGGGTATAATACCATGGATGCATTGGCCTCCCTGGCCTTTGGCATTATTGTTGTTCAGACGATTAAAGGGCTTGGGGTTCAAAGCCCGCGCAATATTGCGATTGGCACGATTAAAGCAGGCAGTGTAAGTGTTCTTTTGATGGGGGTAATCTATGGCTGTCTGGCTTATATCGGAGCGACAAGCATTGGTCAATATAAGCTGTCAGAAAATGGCGGGATTGCGTTAGCGCAAATTGCCAATTATTATTTTGGATCCCTGGGAAGCGTTCTATTAGCAATTATTGTAACCCTTGCTTGCTTAAAAACGGCCATCGGTTTGATTACTGCCTGTTCAGAAACCTTTCAGGAACTATTTCCTGCTTCTCTTAGTTATAAATCCTATGTAGTGTTATTTACCCTTTTGTCTTGTTTGATTGCCAACATTGGATTGACACAGATTATTTCTTTATCCATTCCGGTATTAATGTTTTTATATCCATTAGCCATCACATTAATTCTCTTGGCGCTATTATCGCCCCTGTTTAAAGACCGGCAGATTGTATATATGATGACAACTCTATGTACCTTGCTGGTCAGTATCGCCGATGGGATCAATGCAATGCCGGAGAGTGTTAAAAATCAGGAGAATGTTCAGGGGTTTCTTATTATGTATCGTAATTTTGTACCATTCTTTGATATTGGAATGGGTTGGATCATACCGCTGGTGGTCGGCTTGGGGGCGGGATGGATTATTAGCTGTTTTTATGGCTCAGTAAATACAAGGAAGGTATAAAAAGAATAATGGATAGAATTATAGATGTCACAGGCGGAAAAGGCGGTAATGCTTTTTTACTAGTGGGAGCGGAGAAAGCGGCATTAATTGATTGTGGCATGGCCTATTGTGCTTCAAATCTCATTAAGAATAGTAAGCAAGTACTACGCAATAGACCGTTAGATTATATTTGTATCAGTCATTCCCATTATGATCATATCGGTGCCATTCCGTATTTAAAAGCACAATGGCCTAATAGTCAGGTATTAGGGGCAGAATATGCAAAACAGACTTTAAATAAGCCAAATGCTTTAAAGCTGATTCGAAGCCTTAGCTTTGAGGCGGCCCAAATTTATGGTGCAGATTCCATCGTGGACTATGATGATGCAATGATGAAAGTAGATAGGATTATTTGTGACTCAGATGTGCTGGAGCTAGGGGGCCTCAGCATTCGGGTACTTGAAACACGAGGTCATACCAAATGTTCATTATCATTTCTGATTGATAATGACACCCTGTTTCCTAGTGAATCAACAGGATATATGAGTAAATCGGGAAAAATTTATCCTGCTTTTTTAACCAGCTGTTCTGAGGCAGTGGATTCAATCCATAAATGCCAAAAACTAAATCCTCAATTCATCATTTCACCTCATTACGGTCTGGTCAATGAAAGGGATACGGGGAGCTACTGGGAAAATTGTCTCTTGGCTGTGAAAGAAACCAAGGAGTTTATCCTTCGTCTCGCCAGCCAGGGATACGATGAAGAGCACATTTTAACTGAATATGAAAAAGTGTTTCGCGATGAGCAGAGCAAGTTAGAGCAGCCAGCTCAGGCGTTTCAAATCAATGCACGGAGCATGATAAAAACGGTGCTGCGAGAGGAAGCTCTTTGAGCGAAAAAAATGGGCTGGAATTTTTCCAGCCCATTCTCTATTGTTATTATGCTATTTATCATGGCAGGCTGCCTGTGATATGAATTAGATACTGCTCTTGACAATGACATAGGTGTCATACTTTATAATGTAATTACAGATGCCAGAAAGGAGGGTGGCGTAAGTGCTTTGGGAGAAGGATAAAATTGAGGAATATTATAGAATTTTACCAAATTAAGTACGGGCAGTATTCTTGACTATGAGGTCGTATTGCGATAAAATAGTAGAGGTAGATTGCCGGTATAGCTCAGTTGGTAGAGCAACTCATTCGTAATGAGTAGGTCTGCAGTTCGAATCTGCATATCGGCTCCAGTGAAATTAATAGCTGTGCCGCGTGGTGCCGAAAATGAGCGGATTCTAGTGGTGCTAAAGTGGTGCAATTACCTATAAAAACGAAACCAGACAAAGATTATTTGTCTGGTTTTTTGTTGTGCCTTAATCCGTGGCGATACGAGTGCCTTTTGCAGCATTTAAAAATAGCTGCAGTAAGAATTATTTTTTAAATTATAGAAACCAGGACATACTAAATGCAAAGCTAACATCGAAGGAGGTACAAGATGGCTGATCACATAGATGAATGGTCAGAGATCAATAAATTTGTTCAAAAACTATCTGAAGAGAATCGATTAAAATTATTCCAAGAACTGAAACGTTCCGGATCAGTTGAAAATCCTATTCAGTATACCGAGACACACCTAGAAGGTGGTATAGAGGAACATCGTGATAAAGGAGAGAATTTGCTCTCAAAGAGCCTAGATGGTAGATGGACATAAAAAACCGCTCCTTTGGGGGCGGTTTTAACTTGTAAGTATATATCACTTGATTTCGCATTCCAAAACTTTATAATTTATGAAAACGTACGTTCGAAATGGGAGCGTTGAAAATGAGTGATTATAAGGTGTTTATTGAAGTTATAGCAAAGCATGATACATACGGCAACATCCATCCACTATCAATTAAATGGGAAGATGGCAGAGTCTTTGAAGTGGATCGTCTTATTGACGTGCGCCAAGCTGCATCACTAATAGGTGGCGATGTAGGCATACGCTATACTTGTAAGATCATGGGTAAGCAGGTTTATTTATTTGATGATATGGGCAAGTGGTTCATGGAAAGGAAATAAGAAAAACTATTGAGGAAGTTGAGTAAAACGCAATAAAGTTGGTTCTTTAAGAAAAGTATTTGAAAGTAGCCAAGATGGCAGTTCATCTTGGCTACACTGTTGCAAATTATTGAATAAGAGGATTGGGAGATTTTGGAGGATTGGCATTAGGATCTGGATTCTGAAAAGCTGGTGGCTGAGGGTTCTTAATATCAAAATACTTTCCAGGGGTAGAGAGATCAAAATAGAGACGTGCATTTTCATCCACACCCCAATCTTTAGTGGAACCGGTTCCCTGTATTTGATTAAATGCTTGTCGGAATAAGGTGTTATGAGCTTCTTCTCGATTAAGTAGAAAGTCAATGGTATTTTTGACATGTTGATCTTCAATTTGGCGATAAAGATATTCATAAACAACTTTAGCTCGCTGCTCTGCTGCAATATTTGATAACAGATCTGCTGCCAAATCTCCTGTGACATTTACATAGGCTGCAGTCCAAAGGTAACCTGAGGCATTTGCCATTAAGGGATTTAGTCCAGTTAGAACGTGACTTTGAATGTGCCCTGCTTGTACGCCTTCTGTATCCAAATCATGACCGTTCAATAATAAGTGGGATTCGCTTTTTCCACCCGAACTTCTTGTAAAAGTTGCTTTTCATGTTTAAACATTGATGCATCTCCTTATAGTTTTATTGTTTGTCATTGAATAACGGTAGTATGACTATTAATACCTTCAATAATACGGTACTTTGCTGTTAAATTAAGAAAATAATAAGAAAAAGTAAAAATAGATATTGCAATCCATCAATAATATGAGCATTGTTTAAAACATTAAAAATAGGAATAACATTACAATTTGAACAAAATAAAATAAACCGGGATGCTTCCCGGTTTTCTTATGGGCAAATCAAAATCGTAAGATTTTATTGGGAGGCAGAACTTTGTTGAGCCTGACTGATAACGGATTGAAGCTGTTGCGTTGGTTCGTCATAAGGATTAGCCCAGCCTTTTTGTATCATTAAGCCTAAGAGAGCTTCATGCCCCATCACTGCTTGAGATGAATACTCCGCAAATAATCTTCGCACTTCTGGAGTTGTTGCAGTTAAAGTAGCAGAAAAATATGCCTGTGCTGCAGCAGCTGCACCTGAGGCTGAAGCATAGGCAAGAGTTTGATCTGCGGAACTATCTGCAGTATTTGAAAACATGCTATTAATAATAGATGACATAGTCAGAAATCCTCCTTACTGCATCTGCGGCTGATTTGCCGTGGATGAAGATAATATATTTTCCGAAACAAATTTTTGTAATCCTACAATTCTACTTTCAGTTGTTTGAATTCCAGTTTGCGCTAAAGCTTTCAGCTGTTCATCGGATATAGCCATTATGCTGGTTTTTGCTATAGCCAATGAATTGTTTTCCATCTCCAGAAGCTTTGTTAGGGCTAAAACTTCTACATCACTTACTTGTCTCAATTGAATTCCTCCTAAATTTATATCCAAGATAGTGATAAAATTGCTTTCCAACTTTATCACTATCTTCTAATAGTATGTTTAGGGGAGGGGAAAAACATGATTGGTAATTAAATGTAAATATGAGAAATAGAGTCATAAGGAAGGATATTACATTGAACAGGATGATTTGGTTTATACTTAGTAAATAGTTGAAATGCAGATGAAGTTATCCACAGTAAAAATCACCGTCTGCCCAAATGGTGAACGGTGATTTTTTATTTAAGGTATGCTGCATTTCATAGATGTTCTTAAATTGCAGGATTTTGTAACTTTTTATCAAATAACTCTTCAATTTTTTGGTGTGCAATTGGTGTGCAACCTGATGCATTTTTATTGATTTATTTTAATTTTTATGAACTTTTTAGAAATGATAAATCCTTATATGATGCGTGGTTACTGGATTTAGAGGAAATCTAATATCACATTCGTAATGAGTAGGTCTGCAGTTCGAATCTGCATATCGGCTCCAGGGGAAATTAGTGGTTCCCAGAGATGGGA
Proteins encoded in this window:
- a CDS encoding DUF554 family protein; this encodes MDQFVGIVILFCASGTGVFLILFLAASFIMPLTTPAMLADVTACGGILMLATGFRICGIQSFPIGNMLPAMVIVMPLSWIWITYCKF
- a CDS encoding spore coat protein yields the protein MSSIINSMFSNTADSSADQTLAYASASGAAAAAQAYFSATLTATTPEVRRLFAEYSSQAVMGHEALLGLMIQKGWANPYDEPTQQLQSVISQAQQSSASQ
- the brnQ gene encoding branched-chain amino acid transport system II carrier protein, with product MDKRLTLSSYILIGSMLFGLFFGAGNLIFPVHMGQEAGSNVVSATIGFLVTGIGLPFLGVVAIGVSKSSGLFDLASRVHPIYGYIMTVLLYLTIGPFFALPRTGTVSYEVGLAPYIANEYQTLGLAVFTILFFFVALLFSLKPSKILTWVGKILNPLFLVFLAFLVIVSFLKPMGSISDAAIHGIYATDPFFKGFTEGYNTMDALASLAFGIIVVQTIKGLGVQSPRNIAIGTIKAGSVSVLLMGVIYGCLAYIGATSIGQYKLSENGGIALAQIANYYFGSLGSVLLAIIVTLACLKTAIGLITACSETFQELFPASLSYKSYVVLFTLLSCLIANIGLTQIISLSIPVLMFLYPLAITLILLALLSPLFKDRQIVYMMTTLCTLLVSIADGINAMPESVKNQENVQGFLIMYRNFVPFFDIGMGWIIPLVVGLGAGWIISCFYGSVNTRKV
- a CDS encoding M48 family metallopeptidase, which produces MVHRMILRVGVVFAAIVCIVTLYGVPCAQAAMISTKSEISIGRDVGKQLEKKYGVVDDPALQERVTKIGMNMVAVSDRKDLPYSFKVLNSKDVNAMAAPGGFIYIFKGLVDLMPSDDELAGVIGHEIGHVVKRHSVKQIEKNLLLNIGFIAVFGDKAAILQNLAMNAIMAGYSRSDEREADYLGYIHSSKAGYNPYSMKMGLMKLASLEKGSQSDLFSDHPESKERIALVQNFLDKDKIHPKAQLAPDGTSGLVVDGAWQLPTIRAEYGGYKPLYRAYFVAGSLYRISQLANYNPDKYILDYDGENVILFYDDIQILTITPEDAMFHGMSVMDLAGSHVDKLKEWNPKAL
- a CDS encoding MBL fold metallo-hydrolase, whose product is MDRIIDVTGGKGGNAFLLVGAEKAALIDCGMAYCASNLIKNSKQVLRNRPLDYICISHSHYDHIGAIPYLKAQWPNSQVLGAEYAKQTLNKPNALKLIRSLSFEAAQIYGADSIVDYDDAMMKVDRIICDSDVLELGGLSIRVLETRGHTKCSLSFLIDNDTLFPSESTGYMSKSGKIYPAFLTSCSEAVDSIHKCQKLNPQFIISPHYGLVNERDTGSYWENCLLAVKETKEFILRLASQGYDEEHILTEYEKVFRDEQSKLEQPAQAFQINARSMIKTVLREEAL
- a CDS encoding manganese catalase family protein is translated as MNGHDLDTEGVQAGHIQSHVLTGLNPLMANASGYLWTAAYVNVTGDLAADLLSNIAAEQRAKVVYEYLYRQIEDQHVKNTIDFLLNREEAHNTLFRQAFNQIQGTGSTKDWGVDENARLYFDLSTPGKYFDIKNPQPPAFQNPDPNANPPKSPNPLIQ
- a CDS encoding ABC transporter permease, translating into MITYLLKYYDQMLILLLEHLYLVCLSMIISLLLAIPAGLLIARSKWLSTAALSFFGVVYSIPSLALFSFLLPAFGLGKMTAITVLVIYNQYILVRNTVTGFQSIDASIIEAGYGMGLSNRYMFFKIQLPLALPIILGGIRIATVSTIGIATIAAVIHAGD